The genomic stretch GAAATTATTTCATCGAATGGTAGGATTTTGGTAGGATTTATCCATGGAAAGTTGAATCATTTCAAATCATTACTAATTATGGGAAGGTTGGTGTGGACATGCCTGAAATTCTTCTGGAAAACGTCAAAGAGATCATCGAGGTTCCGGAGAACCAAGCGAATGCGTATCAAGCTCTCGGCTGGCTGGAAATCGATAACTACCGGAACGGCGGAAAAGTTTTTCTGGTCTTGGCCTGGACTGAGGATTCCGATCCCCGGAAACCCTGACTTCTTTGATAATTGATATTAATGATTTCCGCCGGAGCGCTCCATTGAAGCATCGTATCTCTGAATATCGATTGCTTTCTTGGCGGATTCGGTTACAATATATAATGTAAGATTTGGATATATCAGAATAACAATTTACCGCTACTTACCGCTACCGAGCTACCAAAATAAATTTTTGAGAACGCCCAGACAGCTTTTACTGTGGGCTGCTACTCCGGTGTTCAATCCATCGAAAAAATTTTTGGCAAATCGCGATGCTTTATACAGAGCTCTGATAAACCCGGCTGATAGCCTTGAAGGTCACAGCAATTGCCTGAAGCAAGTGTAAAGTCAGTTTAAACCTTTTCCAAAGCAATTTCCGCTTCGAAAGACTTTATCACATGGCTTTGAATGCGTTGTCCAAAATTGCAATTCATCCATTGAATCACCGGATAATAAATTGGAAATTGCCTATTCCGAAGAAGCTAAAGGGGATGACCGCAGTGAATTCTGTGATTTCCTGCAAAGGATTGGAGAAACGGTACGGAGCCAAGCGGGCTTTGAAAGGGATCGACTTGGAGGTTGAGACGGGATCGATCGTGGCGCTCCTCGGAACCAACGGTGCTGGAAAAACTACTTTGATCCGCACTTTATTGGGGCTCATCCCCAAATCCCGGGGCGAGATCCGGGTCCTCGGCGAGGAACCTTACAAGTTCGGCGCCCAACTCCGGCAGCGGATCGGTTACGTCTCGGAAGAACAGGGCTTATACGGCTGGATGTCGGTGCGCGAGATCATCCGTTTTTGCCAGTCACTGTATCCGGTATGGGATCAGGAATTAATCGCCAAGTATTTGGAGCGCTTTAAGATCAGTCCGAAAACGAAGATCGAAACCCTCTCCAAGGGACAACAAGTCAAGTTGGCGCTCTTGCTGGCATTGGCTCCCAAACCGGAACTGCTGATTCTGGATGAACCCATGAGTGGCTTGGACCCTTTCGCTCAACATGAATTCCTTCAGGTCATCATGAAAGAGATTCGGCAGGAAGGCCGGACCATCTTTTTTTCCACTCATAACCTGGCGGACGCGATGACTGTCGCCAAACAGGTAGCCATTGTCTATGACGGCCGGATTCAAGCATTCGGCAGCATTTCCGAGGTCTGTTCCAAAGTGGTCAAACTGCGCGGCACTCCGGCGCCGGATCAGCCGTTGACCGGAGGTTTCGCCGGAGGAGTCTTGCTGGCGGAAGAACCGGACAGTACTACCTGGCTGGTGCCAGCCCAAGGATTGGCGGAGATTGCGGCCAGCTCGGAACTGGCGGATTCGGCGGCGGAGCCGGCAACCTTGGAGGAAGCGTTTCTCTTCTTTTGCGCAGGGAGGGAGGAAGCGTGACGGGCCTCGCGGTCTTGTTTCGAAAAGAGTTCAAACAGAATCTCATTATTTATGCCGTGCCCTTTCTCGTATTGATCCTGTTTTGGGCGCTGCAGCTCCGGGGGGTCCAACCGTTGCCCCGCCAGTGGCTCAAGATTCTGGGGGTGGTTCTGCCGATCGCCTTAGCCTTTTCCTACGGATTGCAGGCTTTCGATCTGGAGGAGAATGGCCAAACTCGCGATTTTCTGCTGACCCGGCCGCTTAGTTTCCGGAGGATTATCGGCGCCAAATATGGTTGCGGCCTCGCGGTTCTGTTGGTTTTCTCCGCCGTGTGGCCGGCGGTTTTAGTTCCTGCCGAAATCAAATGGCCGGACTTCGCCAACTTTCCGACCTTCTATTACAGCATGTATCTGATCACGGTGATCATCCTATACACCCTCAGTTTTGCGATGGGGATCTTCGTGAAAGGGCCCGTCAAACTGGTAGCCGCTCTTTTGGCAGGCGGTGCGGGCGTGGTTTGGTTCTTTTATACCGGGTTGGAGCTCATGACTTTCAGCTATTACCAACTGTTGGGAAATTGGCCGGATATGCTGCTGTATCTGCTCCTGTTTCTGGCAACGCTCGGTCTGCTGACGCTTCTGGTGGTTTTAGCCCTCAAAAGCGGTGGCCAAGGGTTGCGCAATACCGCCTGGCGCGACGACCCGCAACTCATCCGGATCACAGCCGTTTTGCTGGTCATTCCGTTGTTCGGCTTGACGCTAAACCACCTTCATCCGCCGGCGATCAAACCCTTCAATTCATTGGCGGCCACGCTTTTCGGGCGTGAGAAATGGTTTTATCCCGTCGAAGGCAGAAAGCAACCCTTGGGTCCGTTCTATCTGTTTTATAGCACGGACGGACGGCTGGGCGTCGCGCGGCCGGGTCAAAAGCCCCGTCCCATCTATCGTGTCCCGTCCCTGAATCCCTCCATATCCGATCTGAGCTGGTCACCCGATGGGCGGAAGCTGGCCTTTAAAGAAGGCAAGCAGTTCCGGATCGGAACCATCCGCGCCAACCGTTTCCAGCCTCTCTATACCATCGCGGACGTGGATACGCTGCTTTGGTCCAACGATTCCCAAGCGGTCTTGACCTTAAAATCGGCCGGCGCGCAACCGCAAGCGGACCAAGCGGCCGCGCGCTCCATCCAGCTGAACCGGGTTCAGCTGGCAACCGGACAAACGGCTGTGGCCGGTTCGCTCCGCTCCAACGGAATCGCCCACGGTTGGGACGCGGATCGGAACACGCTCATTGCCTTGGATCCCCAGTGGAAGATCGTTCTGATCGACACCGTTTCCAAACAGGTCCGGATGTTCAACTTGCTTCCCGAAGCCGGTTCGAAGCTGCCACCGCTGATCTTCGGGCAGATTATTCCCCCGCCCGCCGGCAGCCACCGTTTTCAAGTGGCCGTCATCTCCTATCCGTCAGGCGACCGCTATGCGCTATTGCTTTACGAACTGGACACGGTCGGACAAACCGTCCGGTTGCGCCATATCGTAAAAAACGTCAATTATAAAGACCTGGTGTTGGGGCCGGACGGTGCCGAAGCGATCGCCCGGACCGGCAGCGGAACTTATTACCCTGTACGCGAACTTTCGAAAGCGAGGTAATCGGGAATGCTCTCCTCCGTCCGGGTACCCGGGAAATGCCGAATCTTCTTGCAACAAGGGGCGATTTTAGTCAAATCCGAGTTTTACCGGGGATTCCTCCCTTTCATGCTGCCGTTGCCCCTTTGGATCGGCGGGATTCTTTATGCGCTGTCCCTGGGGCGTCTTCCGCTTCCCTTGACTTCCGTCGCCGCCTGGAGCGTGCTGGGGATGGCCGGGATTCTGGCCCTGATCTACGGGTTGCAGGGCTTCAGCAGCGAAGCCGATCGCCAAACCTTGGATTTCTTGCTCTCCCGCCCTTTGTCCCCCTATCTGATCGTGGCGGTCAAGTATCTGGTCAGTCTGGGGGCGCTGCTTTTTTGGATCGCCATCGCCGCGCCCTTCTTCCGGATCGAGCTGGCGACCCTGGACCTGGCCAAGGGGATGGGGGTCGAATGGCTGCTCCTGTTCATCCTGGTGATTCACGCCATGAGCTTTCTGGCCGGGATCGTCGCCAAGGGGTTGGAGCGGCTCTTTGTAGTCACGGCGACGTCCGGCGGGGTCGCCTGGTTGAGCTTTCAATACTGGAATAAAATCTTGGATTTGATCAGCGCCAACTTTTACTGGCCGGACGTCCCTCCCCGGCTGATGCTTTTGCTGACAACCTTGCTGCCGTTATTGCTCATGTTGTTGGGCCTGGCGGTGCCGCTGACCGCCACGGTCTGGTACGTCAGGAGCCGCGTCAAATGGTGGGAGTTCAAGCCCTTTTATTGGGTGGGCGGCAGCTGGCTGCTGCTCCTGCTGTTGATCCGGGGCGCCGAGTTTCTTTGCGCTCCCCCGCTGTGGCCGCTGGAAGGAGCGGAATACGGCGATTGGCATGAAAACGGCGGCATTGCGCTCAGCCGTACGCTCGATAAAAAGACCCAATCCAGCCAGCTGTTTCTGGCCCGGTTGAACGGGAAACCCCGCCTGATCCATGTCGGAACAGCGATCTGTAAACCGCGCTTCGCCCCGGATGGCCAACGCATCCTGTTCATCGAAGACGGCCGGGTCAAACTCTACGATGGCGCCACCCGCGGGATTACTCCGCTCGCCCGGGGCGAAGCGGCCGCTTGGGCGCGGGATGGCCGGCGGATCCTGATCAGCCAGAGCCTGAAGAATAAAAATCCGGAGCAGCCCCGAAACCGGCTGGCCGTTTACGACCCGGCAACCCAAAGGCTCACCACCGTGTCCATCCAGAACCTGGCCATTACCGACCTGGTTTGGGACTCCGCCCGCCATACGGTTTACCTTTTGGGCAAAAAGACCGAGCTCTACGGCTTGGATCTGAAAACCGGCAGCCGCAAAGAATACCCTTTCCCCGAAAAGGAGCAGCCTTCCCTCTTCGGGGTCGTCCATCCGACGCTGGTGCTGGACGAGGCGGACCGCATTCTCTTCCTCGGACAGTCCTTCGACCGGAGCGTAAAGATCTTCTTTCTCAATCTGCGCCTGGGAAAAACGGGGTTGCTGGAGGAAAAATCGGACGTCAGAATCCTGACCGGGCCGCCCGTTTTGATGGACCCTCATGCCGCCGCCTATATCTGGCCGCGCTTCGACGGCGGGTTTGAGAGCCAGACCAGTTACTTTTATATGGGCAAACTGGATGAAGAGTTTCATCATCACGACGATTAGCCAAATGACTCAAAAAGAAAGTTATCCCACGCCTTCATCCTCCCTTAGGGACTGGAAAAGTTCATTGCGAAACCCAATCGGACCATTTCCTCACCCAACGCCGCTATGAAGCAACGGAATCGGACGCTTTACTGACCGAAACAACTCCGGCGATAACCGCCGGAGTTCATTTTGTTTATAAATCATCTCCGGCGGTTGCTGCCACAGTATGTTTTGTTACGAATGATCTCTGGCGGCAATCCCCATACTTCATTTTGTTACTGAATGATCTATGGCAGTGACTGCCAGAGATCATTTGCTTATAAAAGCAACTCCGGCAGCGGTTGCCGGAGTTCATTCCGTAACCAAAGTTGATTATTTTATGGGAAAGCGAACTTAATCGCTAACGATGCAACCAACTCCCTGGAGATAATCGTTCACCTCGGTCCACTTTTTATTCCTCATTTCACCCCGCTCATCTTGATCCCTTCCACCAGATACTTCTGGAGGATAAAGAAGATGATCACCGTCGGAATGATGGTGATCACGCCCGAGGCCATCACGGCGTCCCAAGGAGTGTCGTTCCGCCCGATAAAGCAGGCGATGGCCACTTGGAGCACCCACATGTGCTGCTGCTGATTGACGATGAGCGGCCACAGATAATTGTTCCAGTTGGCGATGAAAAAGGCCACCGCCAGCGTGATCGCGACCGGTTTGATCAAGGGTAGAAAGATGCGGCTGAAGATCTTCCATAACGAACAGCCGTCGATCTTGGCGGCCTCCTCCAGTTCCTTAGGAATGGTCAAGAAAAATTGGCGGAACAGAAAAATCCCGTAAGCATGGGGAATGGCCGGCACAATCACCCCTTGAAAGGTATTCAGCCAGTTTAAGTTTTTGACCAGAATGAACAGCGGGATCATAATCACCGAAAACGGCACCATTAAGGTGCTCAGGATCCAAATGAACACCAGATTTTTACCGCCAAAAT from Hydrogenispora ethanolica encodes the following:
- a CDS encoding TolB family protein, which codes for MLSSVRVPGKCRIFLQQGAILVKSEFYRGFLPFMLPLPLWIGGILYALSLGRLPLPLTSVAAWSVLGMAGILALIYGLQGFSSEADRQTLDFLLSRPLSPYLIVAVKYLVSLGALLFWIAIAAPFFRIELATLDLAKGMGVEWLLLFILVIHAMSFLAGIVAKGLERLFVVTATSGGVAWLSFQYWNKILDLISANFYWPDVPPRLMLLLTTLLPLLLMLLGLAVPLTATVWYVRSRVKWWEFKPFYWVGGSWLLLLLLIRGAEFLCAPPLWPLEGAEYGDWHENGGIALSRTLDKKTQSSQLFLARLNGKPRLIHVGTAICKPRFAPDGQRILFIEDGRVKLYDGATRGITPLARGEAAAWARDGRRILISQSLKNKNPEQPRNRLAVYDPATQRLTTVSIQNLAITDLVWDSARHTVYLLGKKTELYGLDLKTGSRKEYPFPEKEQPSLFGVVHPTLVLDEADRILFLGQSFDRSVKIFFLNLRLGKTGLLEEKSDVRILTGPPVLMDPHAAAYIWPRFDGGFESQTSYFYMGKLDEEFHHHDD
- a CDS encoding carbohydrate ABC transporter permease is translated as MNNLNNKGRLYFTKIISASAIGYLFILPIYMMVVSSLKPNADVFDLALLPKIVSFDGYRRVLDENFLRYFGNSFFIATTVTLVALVFHAMAGYSLARLNFGGKNLVFIWILSTLMVPFSVIMIPLFILVKNLNWLNTFQGVIVPAIPHAYGIFLFRQFFLTIPKELEEAAKIDGCSLWKIFSRIFLPLIKPVAITLAVAFFIANWNNYLWPLIVNQQQHMWVLQVAIACFIGRNDTPWDAVMASGVITIIPTVIIFFILQKYLVEGIKMSGVK
- a CDS encoding ABC transporter ATP-binding protein, whose translation is MNSVISCKGLEKRYGAKRALKGIDLEVETGSIVALLGTNGAGKTTLIRTLLGLIPKSRGEIRVLGEEPYKFGAQLRQRIGYVSEEQGLYGWMSVREIIRFCQSLYPVWDQELIAKYLERFKISPKTKIETLSKGQQVKLALLLALAPKPELLILDEPMSGLDPFAQHEFLQVIMKEIRQEGRTIFFSTHNLADAMTVAKQVAIVYDGRIQAFGSISEVCSKVVKLRGTPAPDQPLTGGFAGGVLLAEEPDSTTWLVPAQGLAEIAASSELADSAAEPATLEEAFLFFCAGREEA
- a CDS encoding ABC-2 transporter permease; the protein is MTGLAVLFRKEFKQNLIIYAVPFLVLILFWALQLRGVQPLPRQWLKILGVVLPIALAFSYGLQAFDLEENGQTRDFLLTRPLSFRRIIGAKYGCGLAVLLVFSAVWPAVLVPAEIKWPDFANFPTFYYSMYLITVIILYTLSFAMGIFVKGPVKLVAALLAGGAGVVWFFYTGLELMTFSYYQLLGNWPDMLLYLLLFLATLGLLTLLVVLALKSGGQGLRNTAWRDDPQLIRITAVLLVIPLFGLTLNHLHPPAIKPFNSLAATLFGREKWFYPVEGRKQPLGPFYLFYSTDGRLGVARPGQKPRPIYRVPSLNPSISDLSWSPDGRKLAFKEGKQFRIGTIRANRFQPLYTIADVDTLLWSNDSQAVLTLKSAGAQPQADQAAARSIQLNRVQLATGQTAVAGSLRSNGIAHGWDADRNTLIALDPQWKIVLIDTVSKQVRMFNLLPEAGSKLPPLIFGQIIPPPAGSHRFQVAVISYPSGDRYALLLYELDTVGQTVRLRHIVKNVNYKDLVLGPDGAEAIARTGSGTYYPVRELSKAR